GTTGGCGCGCCCTGTGCAAATGAACGCGGACTGTTGCTTCTGCGCAACGCATGATTCTTGCGATGTCCGCGGTTGGAAGCTCGTCCAGGTAGAAGAGGGTGACAACGGTGCGTTGCCGCGGGGAGAGGGACAGCAGAGCGCTTTGAAGGGTGGTAGCCGGAGCTTCTGTGTCCGAGCGCTCGACAGAAGCAACACGAATCGGACGACGGCGTGCCTCACGGATCGCAATTCGGACTGTTACTAGGTGTACCCATGCCGCAGGCGAGTCATAATCTCTGATTCGCTGCCACCGAGAGAATGCGCGGACGAAAGCCTCCTGTGCCGCGTCTTCAGCGCCAACTGTCGATCCGAGTATCGTCCGGGCAGTTCGCACCATACGAGGGAACTCGGCCCTGAAGAAGTCGATGAAATCCTCGCTGGAGTCATTCATAGCTCTGGTATAGACATCCCGGGCGCACGCGTTTGTTTACGCTGGCAGGAACACGCGTCTCGTGAGTCTACCGCGAGGGGTGCATCCCGAAGGCGAGGGCTAGTTCGCCGAAAAGAGAGAGTCAATACCCCTCAAATGGTTCGCACCTCGGACCCTGGGAGTCTTCGGCGCGAGGGTGGAATCAGTCGCAGACCGCGCCCTTGGAGGCGCTGGAGACCAGGCGCGCGTACTTGCCGATGGCGCCGCGCGTGTAGCGAGGTTCCGGAGGCACCCAGCCCTTGCGACGCTCGGCCAACTCCTCCTCCGACACTTCGACGTCGAGGCGCCGGTTGGGAATGTCGAGCACGATGGTGTCGCCTTCGCACACGAAAGCGATGTTCCCGCCGTCCACAGCCTCGGGGGCAACGTGGGCAACCATGAAGCCGTGCGTCGCTCCGGAGAAGCGACCGTCTGTGATTAGACACACGGTCTTGCCGAGCCCGGCGCCGGACACCGCCGCAGTCACGGCAAGCATCTCGCGCATTCCCGGTCCGCCGCGCGGGCCCTCGTAGCGGATGATGATGACGTCGCCGGACTTGATCTCGCCCTTGGTCACCGCGTCGAAGGCGCCTTGCTCGGTGTCGAACACGCGCGCGGGTCCGCGGAACACGGTTCCCTCCATGCCTGCAATCTTGGCGACGGCGCCTTCGGCGGCAAGTGATCCACGAACGATCGCCAAGCCGCCGCTCACATGGATCGGGTCCTCAATCGGACGGACGACGTCGTGGTTGGTGGGGTGCGCAACTCCGACGAGGTTCTGCTCGACGGTTTGCCCGGTCACGGTCATCGCGTTCCCGTGCAAAAGCCCCGCGTCCAGCAGTTCGCGCATGACGCCGGGCACTCCGCCGACCGAGTCCAAGTTCAGCATCACGAACCGGCCCCACGGCTTCATGTCGGCGATGATCGGAGTGCGGCGCGAAACGCGGTCGAAGTCATCGATAGTGAGGTCGCCACCGATCGTGTGTGAGATGGCGAGCAAGTGCAGCACGGCGTTGGTCGACCCGCCGATCGCAACGACCACCGCGATTGCGTTCTCGAACGCCTCGCGCGTAAGGATGTCGCTCGGGCGGATGCCCTTCTGAAGCAAGTTCAGCACAGCGCCGCCGGACTGCACGCCGTACTCGTCGCGGCGTCGATCCACGGCCGAAGGTCCACTGGATCCCGGAAGCGACAACCCAAGCGCTTCGATAGCCGACGCCATCGTGTTTGCGGTGAACATCCCGCCGCAGGCTCCGGCACCGGGACAGGCGTTGCGCTCGAGTTCGAGCAGTTCCGCGTCGGTCATCTTCCCCGCGGCGTGCGCGCCGACCGCCTCGAACACGTCCTGGATGGTGACGTCATGGCCCTGGAACTTGCCCGGCAAGATCGACCCGCCGTAGAGGAACACGCTTGGGATGTCCAGGCGGCACGCGCCCATGACCATGCCCGGAAGCGACTTGTCGCACCCGGCGACGGTAACCAAAGCGTCGAACCGCTCCGCGTGCGCGACCAGCTCGACCGAGTCGGCGATGACTTCGCGCGACACCAGCGAGGCGCGCATGCCCTCGTGGCCCATCGAGATGCCGTCCGAAACGGCGATGGTCGTGTACTCGACGGGAACCCCGCCGGCCTCACGGACGCCTTGCTTGACGGCCTTGGCGACGCGATCGAGGTGAATGTTGCAGGGAGTCACCTCGTTCCACGACGAAGCGACGCCGACCTGCGGCAGCTTTAGGTCGTCTTCGGAGAACCCGGCGGCGCGAAGCATGGCCCGCGCGGGCGCGCGCGCCGGCCCCTCAGTGACGTCGCGGCTGCGATGGCGAGTGTCGAACGGAGTCTCAGGCATGCGGGCAAGGATATCGAGCCTCGCCCGGCGGTGCCTCAGCTACCGGTGACCGACAACAGCGCGCGGAAGTCCACTTCGTCGCCCGTACCACGAACTCGTAGCCCGAACGACTCCATGTGCTCCAGCAGCGGCGCGACATCGGCTTCATAGGCGGGACGCTGCTCGGGCCCGAGGAAGGTTTCCAGCAAGGTCCGCAGCCGGTCGACCCGCACGAACATCTGCATCACGACCCCGTCGTCGGATTCGTCGAACGCTCTCTTATAGACCGCGTCGTCGCGAAGCGACGACGCGGATGCGCCCTGGAGAGTCGTGGCATAAGGCTCGCTCGACGCGATTACGATTCGGTCCTTCCCCCGGCGCAGCACCACGCTGAAGTCACCTGCCTCCACGATGAAGCCGCCGGCGATGTCCCGAACCGACCCGCCGCCTCCGAGACCCTCCATGAATCCCTCAACGCGGGCGCGTAGCGCGGCCAGCACCCGAGTCGCCGCGGCGGTGTCGGTCGGCTCGATCAATACGCCGACGTCGGGCACCCCCGATCCCGACAGGCCCCCGAAGACCACCGAGAACTCCCCTCGCAGCATCGGGGCGAGGTCGCGCTCGAGGTCGATGCCGAGTGATTCCCGTACCGCCTCGACCGCCGACTCCACCGGGGACGCACCTGCGCCGGCCTTACCCGTCGCCTCAAGTCCTACGAGGATCCTGGCGCCGAGGTTGAATGCCGTAAGCGACGCAACCAAGCCGCTCGATGTGGACTCAAGCAGTGCCGGAGTCCCCTTCGTGGGTGCCTCTTCCTGTTCGGTACCCGCAAACGCGTGCCCAACGAGTGCGATTCCCGCCGCTTCCGCACGCACGGCCGCAACCACGATCCCGCTCCGGCCGCTTGCGAACGAGTCGAGCACGCCCGTGGACAGCCCTTCGCCTTTGACGATGTCTTTGAGGCGGGAGTTGTCGGCCCACATCAACACCAGGCCGTCGCCGTCGACGCTCTCACGAGCGCTCCGGTAAGCCTCAGCATCGGCAAGCACCGGGCCCTTCTCGGCCCCCGCGCGCAGTTCCGTAATCGCCTTCGCGCTGTCCGACAGGTAAGCGATTCCCCCCGAAATCTCATAGGAGAACGGCTTCTCGGTGAACTTCGCCAGGGCGGCGCGCGCAGCGCCTTCGTCGTCGACCGCCACTAGAGCAACCACGACGGGATCGCTCCCCGCAGACTCGGGCGCGCGCACCGCAATCCCAATCTGGGAACCTATCCACGGCCGAACGTCCTTGCTGTATCCGACGCCGGTGCCCGACAGTGCGTCGTCGAGCAAAGCGTCAATCCGGGACTGCAACTTCTCACGCCCCGAAGATCCCACCCGCGACAACAGTCGAGCGAGCACCTGTTGCTGTTCGAGCGACGGTCGAATGCTGACCTTCACGAACGCGACGACATCGGCCGGCACTTTGAATTCCACTGCCGCCGCGGATCCGCCGCGCGCCACGATCACCGCGGCACCGCCCGCCAGCAATACGAACACAGCTAATGCGAGGGCTACATACCGCGCGCGCCCCACCCGGGGCGTCGCGGATTCAATGAGGGTTGCCTCAGTCGAGCCTCCCGAATGAGGATCGACGGGGACCGGAGGATTCTCGCCAGTCTGATCGGGTCCTGAACCAGTCTCGTCCATGGGGTGTCAGCGTAATGGCGCTGCGAAGATCCGGCTAGGACCTGCGGCGGTTGCCTACACCCGGAATCCGCCCGGGCGCACCTCGACGCTGGTTCCGGTTCCCCCCGAGACCGCAAGGCCGACGACCAGCAGGATTGCGACCAGCAGAACCAAGCCGATGCCAACCCAGCCGACAATGACGCCGGCGCGCGCCAGGCCCTCTCCCTGCAACTCGGGGTTCTCAGCGATCCGGCGCTTGGCCATCGAGCCGAAGACGATCCCCAAGATCGAGCCAACGACCGGCATCACGACGAACGCGGAAACCGCCGAAGCAAGAGACGCGATCGCGAACCCTTCGACGGGCTTGCCCCCGCCGAACACAGGACCGGATGTGCGCGCGGAGGGTCCGGGATGACCGCACTGCGGACACGCGACGGCGGCCGGCGAGATCTCACGGCCGCAGTTCTGACAAAAGGCCATCTTCTCCCCCTACTTCGGGACGCTGTAGACGCGAGTGTCGGCCACGATGTCGTGCCACGTGCGCTTTTCGGGATCCCACAGGTACCACAAGTAACCGATGTACAGCGCAGAATTCGAAACCCACGACATAGCGACGCGCGCGGCCGCGCGGCCGGGACCGATGAGTTGTCCCTCGGGCGCCGTCACGCGAATTCGCATCGCCATCCGCCCCACAGTTTGCCCGCGGTTGTACGCGATCCCCAGCCACTGGTACGCAAACGGAATCGGAATGAACAGCACACCAGCAAACGGGATAACGCTCGCAGGGATGAGCACTGCCAACAACAGCGCGCCGGTCACAAGCGCGTCGATCAACAGGGCCGCGAAGCGCTCGCCGAACGTCGCGAAGTTGCCGACCTCGACCGGTGCGGTGCCCCCGGCGGATCCCGCCCCCCACGCAACCGGTGACGCGGTGACGGTTCTAACCGGGTGCCCACAGTTCGGACACGAAACCACCAAGTCGGAGTTCTGGTTTCCACAATGCGCGCAATACGCCACTGCCCCTCCCTCGTCCGGTCCTAGGCTAGCGCAGGGCGTCGCGAAGGACGCGCGTGACGACGGGCGGGGCAGCCTGCCCCTTGGTCGCCTTCATAACCTGGCCGACAAGGAACCCAAAGACCTTGTCCTCGCCCGCGCGGTAGCGCGCCACTTCTTCGGCATTCTGCTCGATCACGGCCGCAACCGCGGCGGCAATCGGCCCCTCGTCGGAGACCTGCTCGAGTCCGCGCTCGCGCACTATTTCCAAGGGGTCCAGGCCCGACTCGTACGCCTCCTGGAACACCTTCTTCGCAGTGTTCAAGTTCACCGAGCCGTCCTTGACGGCCGCGATGAGCGCCGAGAGGCGGCCTGAGGAGACCCGCGAGTTCTCCACTTCGTCGCCGGCGGTGTTGAGGGCGCGCGCCAGTTCTCCCGCCATCCACACTGCCGCGTCGCGCGCGTCTGTGCCGGCGGCGAGCAACTCATCGAAGTAACGAACCGACTCGGGTGAAGCCCCGACGAACGCCGCTTGCGCAGGCGTGAGGCCGTGCTCGGAGGCCAAGCGCGCGCGGCGCGCGCGCGGCAGTTCGGGCAGCGACGCGCGGATGCGTTCGATCCAAGCATCGTCCGGCTCGATGGGCACCAGGTCGGGCTCTGGGAAGTAGCGGTAGTCGAAGGCCTCTTCCTTGGAGCGCAGCGTATGCGTCAGGCCTGTGCCTTCTTCGAAGTGTCGCGTCTCTTGCGCGACCCGCTCGCCTGCTTCGAGCAGCTTCGTTTGACGCTCGATCTCGTGGGCGAGCGCGCGCCCCACCGAGCGCACCGAGTTCAAGTTCTTGATCTCAACCTTGGTCCCGAAGGCCTCAGTGCCGGCCGCGCGCATCGAGATGTTCGCGTCGCAACGCATCGAGCCCTCTTCCATGCGCACATCGGACACGCCGAGCGTGAGCAAGATCCCCCGCAGTTCGGTGAGATAAGCCTTGGCTTGCTCGGGCGTGCGGATGTCCGGCTCGCCGACGATCTCAACCAACGGAATCCCGGCGCGGTTGTAATCCAGAAGCGAGTAGTCGGACCCGGCGATGCGTCCGGTCGCCCCGACGTGCAACGACTTACCGGTGTCCTCTTCCATGTGCGCGCGCGTGATCCCGAGGCGATGCGTCTCACCGTCCACTTCAACCTCGAGCGAGCCTCCGACACACAGTGGAAGGTCGTACTGCGAGATCTGATAGTTCTTCGGCATGTCCGGGTAAAAGTAGTTCTTGCGGTGAAACACCGAGTGCGGCGCGACCGAGCATTCGAGGGCAAGGCCGATCATGATCAAGTCGGCGATCGCCCGTTCGTTTGCCACCGGCAGTGTCCCGGGTTGCCCGAGACACACAGGACAGGTCTGGGTGTTCGGCTCGGCCCCGAAGGTCGTCGGGCATCCGCAGAACATCTTTGAGCGCGTCGACAACTCGACGTGAACTTCCAACCCGATGACTGCTTCGTACATGCTCATCGCTTGCTCCAAAGCGGTGGCGGCGCGAGTGGGCCGCGCGCGCGCTCGTACGCGGCCGACACACGGAAGAGCAACTCCTCAGACAGCGGCGGCCCCATGAACTGCAATCCGACCGGCAACCCATCGTCGGCCAATCCGCACGGCACGCTGATACCAGCCGCTCCCGCCAGGTTGGTCGGAATCGTGCAGACGTCGGACATGTACATGGCAAGCGGATCGTTCGCGCGCTCCCCGATGGCAAAGGCCGTTGTGGGGCTCGTCGGCGAGACCAACACATCGAAACGTTCGTAAGCCTTCTCGAAGTCGCGGATGACCAACGTGCGCACCTGCTGAGCCTTGCCGTAATAGGCTTCGTAATAGCCGGCCGACAACGCGTAGGTCCCGAGCATGATCCGGCGCTTCACTTCTTCTCCGAACCCCTCGGTGCGCGAGCGGACGTTCATATCCACGATGTCGCGCGCGCCTTCTGCCCGATGCCCGAAACGCACGCCGTCGTAGCGCGCAAGGTTGGAAGAGCATTCGGCAGGCGCGATCAAGTAGTAGGCCGAGAGCGCGTAGCGGAAGGACGGAAGCGAGATCTCTCCAACCTCGGCGCCGAGGGCTGCGAGTTGATCGACGGCTTCGCGAACACGTGCCGTCACGCCCGGTTGCACTCCCTCGCCGCTCACCCAGTCCGAGACCAGTCCGATGCGCAGGCCCTCGATACCGTCTCGAGTCGCGCGCAAGAAGTCGGGCACCGGCCGGTTGATGCTGGTCGAGTCCATCGGATCGTGTCCGGCGATCGTTTGGAGCAACAAAGCGGCGTCCTCGACTGTGCGCGCGAACGGCCCCACCTGATCAAGGCTGGAGGCGAACGCCAGAACACCGTAACGCGAGACCAACCCGTAGGTCGGCTTCATGCCGATCACGCCGCACAGCGACGCCGGCTGACGGATAGAGCCGCCGGTGTCGGTGCCGATGCCCAGAGGCGCGAACCCGGCCGCGACCGCGGCAGCGCTGCCGCCCGAAGATCCGCCCGGCACGCGCGCGAGATCCCACGGGTTATGCGTCACGCCAAAGGCCGAGTTCTCGGTCGAGGATCCCATCGCGAATTCGTCCATGTTCGCCTTGCCGACGATCGGAATCCCCGCGTTTCGCAAGCTGCCGACGACGGTCGCGTCGTAGGGCGGCCGGTGGTTGGCAAGGATCTTCGACGCGGCCGTCGTGCGCACGCCGTCCACGCACAAGATGTCCTTCAACGCGAGCGGCACGCCTGCGAGCGGGCCGAGTTCCTCCCCAGCCGCGATGCGCGCGTCAACGTCGTCTGCGGTGGCGCGCGCAAGGTCCGGCGTCACCGTAATGAACGCGTTCACGCTCTCGTCCAGCGCCTCGATGCGAGCGAGGTGTGCGTCAACTACGTCGCGCGCGCTCGCCTCCCGGCGCGCGATCGCGCGCCCCAGGTCGGCGGCGCTCATCTCCCAGAACTCGGCCACCGCTACTCCTCTTCCTCAAGGATGCGCGGGACCTTGAAACGGTCTTGCTCAACCTCAGGCGCGGTGGACAGCGCCTTCTCTTGAGACAAGCAGGCGCGCGGCTCGTCGGGCCGGAGCACGTTGGACAGTGGAAGCGGATGCGCGGTCGGCGGCACATCCTCGGTCGTCAGCGCGCTCACTTGGTCCGCGTACGCCAGGATGTCCGAGAGCTGGTGGGCGAACTTGTCCAACTCGTCCTCGGTGAACGACAACCGCGCCAGGCGCGCGACATGCAGAACTTGATCTCGGTTGATGGCCATGGGCGAAAAGGAGTCTACGCGAGCGCGCGCACCGCGCGCGCTCGCGTGCGCCCAGGCTCCCCTACTTGGCCGAGATCCGGATCTGCGAATACGCCGACGTCGCGAGATACCCCCAGGACTCAGAACGCCCGAAGGACACTCCAAAAGCCTTGGCGGTCCCGACCGCCGGTCGCCAAGCATCCACGTAACGCCATGCCTGCGCGCTGAATCTCGATGATCCACCTGCGCTCTGCGAGCCACCGTCCCACGAACCGATGTTCCGTTTACTTCGCCAGGACATGTCAACAACCTCGCCGCCGATGATTCCGTGGAACGAAGCAGTCTCGAGCAAGGGGTCGACCACGAAACGGAACTCCGGGATCGTGGCATCGGTTCCGTGGAACGAATGCCAACTGCAGGCGCGACGATCGCATTCCCCGTACCAGAGCCACACTTCACCCCGCCGCTTCGCTTCACCGCCGACGCGCGAAGAGCGGCCACTCCCCCGCACGTCCTGCCGGCGGAAGACTGCGACGTCTACGTACCAGCGCTTCGTCCCCTCGCGTTTCGTCCAATAACCTGCTGCAATAACTTCCCGCGAGGCATGCGCGCGCGCCTTCGCGTCCACCAACGCCGTGGCATGCGACGTCGTCTGTGCGTGCGACTCCTCGCCGACCGGATGGGAATAGAACCCGACGGCAAGCCCCAGCGGGGCAGCCACCGCGAGCGCAATCCCAACCAGCACGCCGCTCGTCGAACGCAACGGCCGCCCCGATCTCCACGTACGGATGATCCTGATCATGTGCCTCCCCCTCCCCGCGTGCACGCTGCGCGCGGCCGAATAACACCCAACCCCAACAATGCGAACGCCAGTGCCGTCAGCACGGGCACGTGCCAGACGAAATCAAACATCCCATGCACCGCGAATGCGGCGCAGCCCCCGACAGCCGCCGCCCACACCGAACGCTCGGCCCTGTCCTCGGGACGGCGACGCCATGCCCAAATCGCAAGACCCACGACCGAACCCACCAGAACCCCCGCACCCACTGCTCCGGTTTCCACAAAGGCCTGCAGAACCTCGTTGTGAGCGTACTTGCGGAGCATCAAGCGGTCCCCGACGACTTCGACCACCCGGTACGTGCCGGGGCCACTGCCCAGGACCGGACGCTCCATCCCGGCCGCAACCGACACCCCCCAAGCGCCCAGGCGATCCTCGGACCCGGGGCCGACACGTTTCGCCACGAAGAGACCCGCGTGGTCACTCACGGCGATCGCGGCAACGCCGAGGAGCACAAGGGCGAGCGCCCCCAGTACAACCGGTACCCGCCCCACCCCCGGAATGGAGCGCACGCTCGACGCGACCGCAGCGCAGACGAGGACGGCAGTGAGAGCGAGCAACGCATGAGGCTCATCACTCAACATCGATGGAACCAGGAACGCCGTCGCCAGGGCCGCCGACAACACCGGGCGTCGCGACTTGACAAGCACGCCCGGTGTCGCGCGCGCCTGGAGAACCAAGGCCACGAGCGCCCCCAAGACCGCACCCCGCGAGAGCGACGTCAGCAACCCCGTGGTAATCAAGAACACGCAGAGACGACGCGCCCGCGTCGGTCCTTCCGCACAGCGAAGCAGTGCGAAGGGCAGGCTCATCGCAAAGAGCGCACCCGCACTGTTCGCGTAGGTCAATGTCGACGAAGTCCGCCATATGCCTTGCGCGCGCATGGCAAAGGGGAACAGGTGCAAGGCGAGTCCCGCCATCCCGACGGCAGCCGCAGCGGCCGCGAGACCGCAGACAACCAAGACAAGTTGTTCTCGATCTTGTGCAATCACCACGTTGCGCGCAGCCACGCAGGCGGCGATCGCCGCTACGAGAGTAAGCACGGTGAGAAGCGACTCGCCGGGCCAATGGGCCGCTGCGGAGCTGGCAAACAACGCGGCCGCCATCACCGCGGCCGCCACCCAGACTGGAGCGACCTGGCGGATCGCGCCGCGGAAACCCGCAAGCGCCGCCGCACTTGTCAGTCCCGCAAGTACCGCGGCTTGCGCCGGGTAGTACGCCCCCTGAGCAAGGACCCCGAACACGAGCGCGGCGGAGACCAGCGGCAGCGAGAATCGAGCCGCTCCCAGCCTCCATTCGGGCACCCCCCGGCGCTGCATACCCGACACATTCACCACAATCACGAAGACTCCTGCCGGGTTCCCCCGAACGTGCCGCTGGGAGACGAGGCCTCAAATGATTCGACCAGCTCAGATGCCTGATCGCAGGTCTCGGGCGCCGAGTCTACGCGAGCGCGCGCAAGTCTTTCATGAGAACGAACAGGTGCAGGTCGTCTGTCGGCGAGGCGACGAAGCCGAAGTGCTCGTAGAAGGACTTCGCTCGATCGTTCTTCGCGTGGACCAGAACCGCGCGCGCGCCGATTTCTCCCGCGGCAGAAAGCGAACGCCGCAGTGCGTCTCTGAGCATCGCAGCACCGAGGCCGCCGCCCTGTTCCCGCTCGTCCACCGCGAGTCGCGCCAGCAAAATCACGGGAATGGGCCGGCGGGACAGGCCCTTCCGCACGCGCTCCGGGGCGGTCTCCGGTCCCACGCTCGCCGCAGCCAAAGCGTAGAAGGCGATGACCGCGCGGGCACGGTGGGCGACGTATACGCGCGCGCCTCCCGCCTGGTGGTTGGCCAGCGCGTGCCGTCGAAGCCACTCGTCCAGGCCGGCTCTCCCGCACCGGAAACCGGACACGTCGTGGGTCGGAGAAAGGGGCTCGACTCGGGGTCGCACCACGTCAGTCGAGGACGCTCGGTTCAGTCATTAGCCGCCTCAACCGGGGATGAGGCTTCGCCCGGCGATCGAGGGCCTCCACGAATCGCTCCCAGGCCTCGGCATCGAGGCGAAAGACGTTCCGGTCGGCAAGCGCGCGCTCGGCCTCCATCGTCGAGGCGTCGAGCATGAACGCGCTCATCGACTTCCCCGTCGCCTCGGCGGCCCGCCGGATCACCGCGGTCTGCCGCGAGCTCGCGCGCAACTCGACGCGGTCGGCCTTGGCTTCCTTACGCGCCGGCGACCCGGCCATGGCTTCCTCCTTGTACGGATCCGTTCCGTACACCAAGAGTACGGACCTTCCCCGTACAGGTCAATCGAAGGTGCGGTGCCGCATCGCGCCGTGCAGCGCGGCGCGCGCAACCAGCAGCGTGCCAACAAAGGCCATCCCTAACTTCAACTCGCCGCGCCGGTCAGCGCGCGCAGGTCGTCTTCGCCGATGATCGTGACGCCCAGGGCGACGGCCTTGTCGTACTTGCTCCCGGGGCCCTCCCCTGCAAGGACGTAGTCGGTCTTCTTCGAGACGCTTCCGGTGACCTTGCCCCCGGCCGACTCGATCAGTTCGGTCGCCTGCTCACGGGTCAGAGTCGGCAGCGTTCCGGTCAGCACGAAGGTCTTGCCCGTGAGCGGCCCCTTCGCCGGCGGCGGCGACACCTCGTCGGCCGTTCGCACCCCGGCCGCGCGCAACTTGTCGATCACCGCGCGGTTGGTGGGTTGCTGGAAGAACTCGAACACCGACCCGGCGACGATCTCTCCGACCCCCTCGACCTCGGCGATCTCCTCAGGTGGAGCGGATGCCAGCGCGTCCAAAGAGGGGAAACGCTTGGCGAGCGCGCGCGCGGTGGTCACGCCGACGTTGCGGATCCCAAGAGCGGTCACCAAGCGCGCGACCGGACGATCCTTCGACGCCTCGATCGCGGTCAGCAAGTTACGGGTCCGCTTGCCCGGAACTTGCTCGCCGGTCGCACGATCCTTCTCGGTCGCGAAGCCGTCCAGCTCGACCAACCGCTCAGCGCGGAGCGCGTAGAAGTCGCCGGGGTCCAGCACCCAGCCCTTCTCGACGAGCGCGATGATGGTCTCGTAACCGAGGCCTTCGATATCCATGGCACCACGACTCGCGAAGTGAAACAGTCGTTCGACGCGCTGCGACGGACAGTTCATGCCGGTACAGTGCGCGACGGCCTCACCCTCGATTCGCACTATCTCGGCACCGCAATCGGGGCAGTTCCCGGGCATGACCCACGGCACCGCACCTCCGGAACGCTTTGCCAGTACGGGCCCAACGACTTCCGGAATAACGTCGCCGGCGCGGCGCACGATGACGGTGTCACCCGGCCGCACATCCTTGCGCGCGACCTCGTCCTGGTTGTGAAGCGTCGCAGTCGTCACTGTGACGCCTCCGACGTAGACGGGCTCCAAGACCGCGTAGGGGGTGGCGGCGCCGGTGCGTCCGATGGCGACGCGGATTTCGCGCAGCACAGTCTCGCGCTCCTCCGGCGGATACTTGTAGGCGATCGCCCAGCGGGGCGCCTTCGCGGTAAAACCCAACTCGCGCTGCATCGCGAGCGAGTCCACTTTGATCACGACGCCGTCGATCTCGTAGTCCAGATCATGGCGATGCTCCAGCCAGTGCTCGATGAACGACCACACCTCGTCGAGCGTCGCGGCGGTCGCGCTGGTAGGCGCGACACGAAGTCCGGCATTCTTCATCCACTCGAGTGCTTCGGAATGCGACGCCCAGGAAACTCCCTCGCGCGCGCCGGCACCGTGCACGAGGTAAGAAAGCGGCCGATCCGCAGTCACCGCAGCATCTTTCTGGCGCAGCGCGCCGGCCGCGGTGTTCCGAGGGTTTGCGAACGTCGAAAGCCCCTCGGCCGCGCGCCTGGCATTGAAAGCCGTGAAGTCCTGGCGCGGCATGTAGACCTCACCGCGCACCTCGACCAGTCGCGGCGGCGACTCCACGCTCAGGCGTGACGGGATCTCACGGATCGTGCGGATGTTCGCCGTGACATCCTCGCCGGTTTCTCCGTCGCCTCGCGTCGCGCCGCGCGCGTAGCGCCCATCCTCGAACGCCAGCGCAACGGCCACACCGTCGATCTTCAGTTCGCAGAAGAACGTCGCGCCGGTGACGATACGCTCCACGCGCGCCGCCCACTCATCGAGGTCCTCGCGCGAAAACGCGTTGTCGAGCGAGTACATCCGCTCGTGGTGGCGCACCGGCGCGAACGTCGCGCGCCCACCGATCTTCTGCGTCGGCGAGTCCGGCGTAATCAGTTCGGGATGCTGCGCCTCAAGGTCGACGAGTTCGCGGTAGAGCAAGTCATACGCAGCGTCGGTGATCTCGGGCCGGTCAAGGTCGTAGTACAGGTGACTGTAGCGTTGGATCTCCGCGCGAAGGCTACGGATGCGCTCTTCGACGTCCTGCTGGGAGCGCTCGGGCACGGGCTAACGTCTCTTGGTCGCGCGCGCCGCACCCTTCTTCTTCTTGGCGACGAGCTTCGGCGCAGGTTTCCTCGCCATGACCTTCTTGGCCGCAGGCCTTACAGCGGGCTTAGAAACAGCGGGCTTCCTAGCGGCAGGCTTCTTAGCCCCAGGCTTCGGTACCGGTTTGGCGGCCGCGCGCGACGCGGTCGGCCTGGATACGGTGGCCGCGGGCTTTCGCACGGCAGGCTTTCGCACA
This is a stretch of genomic DNA from Actinomycetota bacterium. It encodes these proteins:
- the gatB gene encoding Asp-tRNA(Asn)/Glu-tRNA(Gln) amidotransferase subunit GatB yields the protein MSMYEAVIGLEVHVELSTRSKMFCGCPTTFGAEPNTQTCPVCLGQPGTLPVANERAIADLIMIGLALECSVAPHSVFHRKNYFYPDMPKNYQISQYDLPLCVGGSLEVEVDGETHRLGITRAHMEEDTGKSLHVGATGRIAGSDYSLLDYNRAGIPLVEIVGEPDIRTPEQAKAYLTELRGILLTLGVSDVRMEEGSMRCDANISMRAAGTEAFGTKVEIKNLNSVRSVGRALAHEIERQTKLLEAGERVAQETRHFEEGTGLTHTLRSKEEAFDYRYFPEPDLVPIEPDDAWIERIRASLPELPRARRARLASEHGLTPAQAAFVGASPESVRYFDELLAAGTDARDAAVWMAGELARALNTAGDEVENSRVSSGRLSALIAAVKDGSVNLNTAKKVFQEAYESGLDPLEIVRERGLEQVSDEGPIAAAVAAVIEQNAEEVARYRAGEDKVFGFLVGQVMKATKGQAAPPVVTRVLRDALR
- a CDS encoding DUF3352 domain-containing protein, encoding MDETGSGPDQTGENPPVPVDPHSGGSTEATLIESATPRVGRARYVALALAVFVLLAGGAAVIVARGGSAAAVEFKVPADVVAFVKVSIRPSLEQQQVLARLLSRVGSSGREKLQSRIDALLDDALSGTGVGYSKDVRPWIGSQIGIAVRAPESAGSDPVVVALVAVDDEGAARAALAKFTEKPFSYEISGGIAYLSDSAKAITELRAGAEKGPVLADAEAYRSARESVDGDGLVLMWADNSRLKDIVKGEGLSTGVLDSFASGRSGIVVAAVRAEAAGIALVGHAFAGTEQEEAPTKGTPALLESTSSGLVASLTAFNLGARILVGLEATGKAGAGASPVESAVEAVRESLGIDLERDLAPMLRGEFSVVFGGLSGSGVPDVGVLIEPTDTAAATRVLAALRARVEGFMEGLGGGGSVRDIAGGFIVEAGDFSVVLRRGKDRIVIASSEPYATTLQGASASSLRDDAVYKRAFDESDDGVVMQMFVRVDRLRTLLETFLGPEQRPAYEADVAPLLEHMESFGLRVRGTGDEVDFRALLSVTGS
- a CDS encoding DUF4190 domain-containing protein yields the protein MAFCQNCGREISPAAVACPQCGHPGPSARTSGPVFGGGKPVEGFAIASLASAVSAFVVMPVVGSILGIVFGSMAKRRIAENPELQGEGLARAGVIVGWVGIGLVLLVAILLVVGLAVSGGTGTSVEVRPGGFRV
- a CDS encoding RDD family protein, with protein sequence MAYCAHCGNQNSDLVVSCPNCGHPVRTVTASPVAWGAGSAGGTAPVEVGNFATFGERFAALLIDALVTGALLLAVLIPASVIPFAGVLFIPIPFAYQWLGIAYNRGQTVGRMAMRIRVTAPEGQLIGPGRAAARVAMSWVSNSALYIGYLWYLWDPEKRTWHDIVADTRVYSVPK
- the ilvD gene encoding dihydroxy-acid dehydratase: MPETPFDTRHRSRDVTEGPARAPARAMLRAAGFSEDDLKLPQVGVASSWNEVTPCNIHLDRVAKAVKQGVREAGGVPVEYTTIAVSDGISMGHEGMRASLVSREVIADSVELVAHAERFDALVTVAGCDKSLPGMVMGACRLDIPSVFLYGGSILPGKFQGHDVTIQDVFEAVGAHAAGKMTDAELLELERNACPGAGACGGMFTANTMASAIEALGLSLPGSSGPSAVDRRRDEYGVQSGGAVLNLLQKGIRPSDILTREAFENAIAVVVAIGGSTNAVLHLLAISHTIGGDLTIDDFDRVSRRTPIIADMKPWGRFVMLNLDSVGGVPGVMRELLDAGLLHGNAMTVTGQTVEQNLVGVAHPTNHDVVRPIEDPIHVSGGLAIVRGSLAAEGAVAKIAGMEGTVFRGPARVFDTEQGAFDAVTKGEIKSGDVIIIRYEGPRGGPGMREMLAVTAAVSGAGLGKTVCLITDGRFSGATHGFMVAHVAPEAVDGGNIAFVCEGDTIVLDIPNRRLDVEVSEEELAERRKGWVPPEPRYTRGAIGKYARLVSSASKGAVCD